One genomic region from Stackebrandtia nassauensis DSM 44728 encodes:
- a CDS encoding class I SAM-dependent methyltransferase gives MDESTLAPEVLAYYERGGEATRLRNSAPGQLEYWRTQDILRRALPPAPSHILDVGGGQGIHAEWLATDGHRVHLIDPVPSHVEIASTLDGVTAALGDARELTATDGSTDATLLLGPLYHLLDRAERVAVLREARRVTKPGGLIAAATISRFSGWLDTTRNHGLTNRDWYGPMYEKLLTTGKLEEWDRGVFTTAFMHRPEEIHAEATDAGLLHIRQSFIEGPVWLINDIGPDLDDPTNRQAILDGLRRLESEPSLLGATPHLMTLATVPANGD, from the coding sequence ATGGACGAATCGACACTGGCTCCGGAAGTACTGGCGTACTACGAACGTGGCGGCGAGGCCACCAGGCTGCGGAATTCGGCACCGGGACAGCTGGAGTACTGGCGCACCCAGGACATCCTTCGCCGAGCCCTGCCCCCCGCCCCCTCCCACATCCTCGATGTCGGTGGCGGCCAGGGAATCCACGCCGAATGGCTCGCCACCGACGGCCACCGGGTCCACCTGATCGACCCGGTTCCCTCCCATGTGGAGATCGCCTCCACCCTCGACGGCGTGACGGCCGCCCTGGGCGACGCCCGCGAACTCACCGCCACCGACGGCTCGACCGACGCCACCCTGCTGCTGGGCCCGCTGTACCACCTGCTCGACCGCGCCGAACGCGTCGCCGTCCTACGCGAAGCCCGCCGGGTCACCAAACCCGGCGGCCTGATCGCGGCCGCCACCATCAGCCGGTTCTCGGGCTGGCTGGACACGACCCGAAACCACGGCCTCACCAACCGCGACTGGTACGGCCCCATGTACGAGAAACTACTGACCACCGGAAAACTCGAGGAGTGGGACCGGGGCGTGTTCACCACGGCCTTCATGCACCGTCCCGAGGAGATCCACGCCGAGGCCACCGACGCGGGCCTGCTCCACATTCGCCAGTCCTTCATCGAGGGACCGGTGTGGCTGATCAACGACATCGGCCCGGACCTGGACGACCCGACCAACCGCCAGGCCATCCTCGACGGCCTGCGCCGCCTGGAATCCGAGCCGAGCCTGCTGGGCGCGACCCCACACCTGATGACCCTCGCGACGGTGCCCGCGAACGGTGACTGA
- a CDS encoding M20 metallopeptidase family protein, with the protein MNPSRSKLSRRTVLGGAVIGGAGAVLATSAFASADPAVGNGVQDDIDDVTAELESGLIALRRDLHAHAEPSGEERRTAATVAKRLRAAGLTVKTGIGGFGVVGVLKGAKPGRTVAYRADMDAVSPEDQVGGGTKVEHLCGHDIHTTVGVGVAEVLARLRKRLHGTVVFVFQPAEESLAGARAMLDDGVLKKYRPKEIHALHCGPMWAGQFGVLPGTGMAGQDRPRITLTGPDAAAQAERLVGDLMGLSTVGFPENPADLEQLVEDMLTPDGPLERFVTLFARASEPDADGKVTVQAGYRAWPDGRNPEIRERVAQIAASYDGAEVSYPEPTYPAMIVPEKDGHAVKRHLRRVFGDDAVLRVYAPVPFSGEDFAYFLNEIPGTYSYLGVGKPDAGIETSYPHFGSFDPDEKAIAVGVRGMAGWLAKRCRD; encoded by the coding sequence ATGAATCCATCCAGGTCAAAACTCTCCCGCCGTACCGTGCTGGGTGGCGCCGTGATCGGCGGTGCCGGGGCGGTGCTGGCGACCTCCGCCTTCGCCTCGGCCGATCCGGCCGTCGGCAATGGAGTCCAGGACGACATCGACGACGTCACCGCCGAACTCGAGTCCGGTCTGATCGCGCTGCGCCGCGACCTGCACGCCCACGCTGAACCCTCGGGGGAGGAGCGTCGCACCGCCGCCACGGTCGCGAAGCGGCTGCGTGCCGCCGGACTCACCGTCAAGACCGGCATCGGCGGCTTCGGCGTCGTCGGTGTCCTGAAGGGTGCCAAACCCGGTCGCACCGTGGCCTACCGCGCCGACATGGACGCGGTCTCGCCCGAGGATCAGGTCGGTGGTGGCACCAAGGTGGAGCACCTGTGCGGGCACGACATCCACACCACCGTGGGCGTCGGGGTCGCCGAAGTGCTGGCGCGGCTGCGGAAGCGGCTGCACGGCACCGTCGTGTTCGTGTTCCAGCCCGCCGAGGAGTCGCTGGCCGGTGCCAGGGCGATGCTCGACGACGGGGTGCTCAAGAAGTACCGTCCCAAGGAGATCCACGCGCTGCACTGTGGACCGATGTGGGCGGGGCAGTTCGGGGTGCTGCCGGGTACCGGCATGGCCGGTCAGGACCGGCCCAGGATCACACTGACCGGTCCGGACGCGGCGGCCCAGGCGGAACGTCTCGTCGGTGACCTGATGGGACTGTCCACGGTGGGTTTCCCGGAGAACCCCGCCGATCTGGAGCAGCTCGTCGAGGACATGCTCACCCCCGACGGTCCGTTGGAGCGGTTCGTCACGCTGTTCGCCCGGGCCTCCGAACCCGACGCCGACGGCAAAGTCACGGTCCAGGCCGGTTACCGCGCCTGGCCGGACGGCCGCAACCCCGAGATCCGCGAGCGGGTCGCCCAGATCGCCGCGTCCTACGACGGCGCCGAGGTGTCGTATCCGGAGCCGACCTACCCGGCGATGATCGTGCCGGAGAAGGACGGCCACGCGGTCAAGCGGCACCTGCGGCGGGTGTTCGGCGACGACGCGGTGCTGCGCGTCTACGCGCCGGTGCCGTTCAGCGGCGAGGACTTCGCGTACTTCCTCAACGAGATTCCGGGCACCTACAGCTACCTCGGCGTCGGGAAACCGGACGCCGGGATCGAAACCTCCTACCCGCATTTCGGCAGCTTCGACCCGGACGAGAAGGCCATCGCGGTGGGCGTGCGCGGTATGGCGGGCTGGTTGGCAAAGCGTTGCCGGGACTGA
- a CDS encoding formate--tetrahydrofolate ligase: MTMPSDLDISRETVTLPLSDIAERCGIPASLTEPYGRFAAKVSLDAVAALSQRPRGKYVVVTAITPTPLGEGKTTVTVGLGQGLNHIGKRAAIAIRQPSMGPTFGIKGGAAGGGYAQVVPMETINLHLTGDMHAVTAAHNLLAAMIDNHLHKGNSLGIDPHSVTWRRVLDVNDRDLRDIVTGLGSRADGTPRQTGFDITAASEVMAILALSTSLADLRNRLGRIVIGFTADGAAVTAEDLKAAGAMCVILRDALNPNLMQTVEGTPAFVHCGPFGNIAHGNSSIVADLIGLRSADYLVTEAGFGADMGAERFFNIKCRASGLTPDAAVLVATVRGLKAHSGRYRIVAGRPLPPELLAENPGDVEAGADNLRRQIANVRRHGVSPVVAVNAFDTDHDSEHRVIADIAAAEGAHVAISSHFTRGGKGAAELAEAVVAACDEPGRFTPLYPDEASLTDKVETVAREIYGADGVDFAPAAAKRLAAYESGGYGRLPVCIAKTHLSLSHDPALKGAPTGWRLPVREARLSAGAGFVYLVCGDMRTMPGLSSAPAAERIDIDEQGRVVGLS; this comes from the coding sequence ATGACCATGCCCAGTGACCTCGACATATCCCGCGAGACCGTGACCCTGCCGCTGTCGGACATCGCCGAGCGCTGCGGGATCCCGGCGTCGTTGACCGAACCCTACGGCCGCTTCGCCGCCAAGGTCTCGCTGGACGCCGTGGCGGCGCTGTCGCAGCGGCCGCGCGGCAAGTACGTGGTGGTCACCGCGATCACGCCCACCCCGCTGGGGGAGGGCAAGACCACCGTGACCGTCGGGCTGGGCCAGGGACTCAACCACATCGGCAAACGGGCGGCCATCGCGATCCGGCAGCCGTCCATGGGCCCGACCTTCGGCATCAAGGGCGGCGCGGCCGGTGGCGGCTACGCCCAGGTGGTGCCGATGGAGACCATCAACCTGCACCTGACCGGCGACATGCACGCCGTCACCGCCGCCCACAACCTGCTGGCGGCCATGATCGACAACCACCTCCACAAGGGAAACAGTCTGGGCATCGACCCGCACTCGGTGACCTGGCGGCGGGTGCTGGACGTCAACGACCGTGACCTGCGCGACATCGTCACCGGACTGGGGAGCCGCGCCGACGGCACCCCGCGCCAGACCGGTTTCGACATCACCGCCGCCAGCGAGGTCATGGCGATCCTGGCACTGTCCACTTCGCTGGCCGACCTGCGAAACCGCCTGGGGCGCATCGTCATCGGCTTCACCGCCGACGGCGCCGCCGTCACCGCCGAGGACCTCAAAGCGGCCGGGGCGATGTGCGTGATCCTGCGCGACGCCCTCAACCCCAACCTGATGCAGACCGTCGAGGGCACCCCCGCGTTCGTGCACTGCGGACCGTTCGGGAACATCGCGCACGGCAACTCGTCCATCGTGGCGGACCTGATCGGACTGCGCAGCGCCGACTACCTCGTCACCGAGGCCGGTTTCGGCGCCGACATGGGTGCCGAACGCTTCTTCAACATCAAGTGCCGCGCATCGGGTCTCACCCCGGACGCGGCGGTCCTGGTGGCGACAGTCCGGGGACTCAAAGCCCACAGTGGCCGGTACCGGATCGTCGCCGGACGGCCGCTGCCGCCCGAACTGCTGGCCGAGAACCCCGGCGACGTCGAGGCCGGTGCCGACAACCTGCGCCGCCAGATCGCCAACGTCCGCCGCCACGGCGTGTCCCCGGTGGTGGCCGTCAACGCCTTCGACACCGACCACGACAGCGAACACCGCGTCATCGCCGACATCGCCGCCGCCGAGGGCGCGCACGTCGCCATCAGCAGCCACTTCACCCGGGGCGGCAAGGGCGCCGCCGAACTGGCCGAGGCGGTGGTCGCCGCCTGCGACGAACCCGGCCGGTTCACGCCGCTGTACCCCGACGAGGCCTCGCTGACCGACAAGGTCGAGACCGTGGCGCGCGAGATCTACGGCGCCGACGGCGTCGACTTCGCGCCCGCCGCCGCCAAACGCCTGGCCGCCTACGAATCCGGCGGCTACGGACGGCTGCCGGTGTGCATCGCCAAGACGCACCTGTCGCTGTCGCACGACCCGGCGCTCAAGGGCGCGCCGACCGGCTGGCGGCTGCCGGTGCGGGAGGCGCGGCTGTCGGCGGGCGCGGGCTTCGTGTACCTGGTGTGCGGCGACATGCGCACCATGCCGGGCCTGTCCTCGGCCCCGGCCGCCGAACGCATAGACATCGACGAACAAGGACGGGTGGTGGGCTTGTCATGA
- a CDS encoding alanine racemase, translating to MLDLESLYTERLDWRFKAVPAAAEGLRLRDWLSHRPHVSKLETPLMTLDADAVAHNISAMAHWCDANRLAHAPHGKTTMAPALWDQQLRAGAWAITLANVPQLRVARAFGVPRVIVANELVSRGSLQWLAAWAAEGATILCFVDSVAAVSLMDDALRHGDDSLDVVVELGGYGGRAGARDFDSARKVAAAVRSARRLRLAGVGGYEGAIAHTDSTTDLQRVDEFLRGLRDLHESLRYETDEPVVTVGGSQYYDQIAEHLSDLSSARVVLRAGSYVTHDDGLYSRLVPAARGRSGPALRAALRAYVTVLSKPEQSLAILDAGRRDLSFDAGWPVPLGMPGAKVTELNDQHGYLRGDLSGVEVGDILRLGISHPCTSFDKWNLIPVLDAEGFVVDAVRTFF from the coding sequence ATGCTCGACCTGGAATCCCTGTACACCGAACGGCTCGACTGGCGGTTCAAGGCCGTGCCCGCGGCGGCGGAGGGCCTGCGGCTGCGTGACTGGCTGAGCCACCGCCCGCACGTCAGCAAGCTCGAGACTCCATTGATGACACTGGACGCGGACGCCGTGGCGCACAACATCTCCGCCATGGCGCACTGGTGCGACGCCAACCGGCTGGCGCACGCGCCGCACGGCAAGACCACCATGGCCCCGGCGCTGTGGGACCAGCAGTTGCGGGCCGGAGCCTGGGCGATCACACTGGCCAACGTGCCGCAGCTGCGGGTGGCGCGCGCCTTCGGGGTCCCGCGCGTCATCGTGGCCAACGAACTGGTGTCGCGCGGTTCGCTGCAGTGGCTGGCGGCCTGGGCCGCCGAGGGCGCGACGATCCTGTGCTTCGTCGACTCGGTGGCGGCGGTGTCCCTCATGGACGATGCGTTGCGGCACGGCGACGACAGCCTCGACGTGGTCGTCGAACTGGGTGGCTACGGCGGCCGGGCCGGGGCGCGCGACTTCGATTCGGCCCGCAAGGTCGCCGCCGCGGTGCGCTCGGCCCGGCGGCTGCGGCTGGCCGGAGTGGGCGGTTACGAGGGCGCCATCGCGCACACCGACTCCACCACGGACCTACAGCGGGTCGACGAGTTCCTGCGGGGGCTGCGGGATCTGCACGAGAGCCTGCGCTACGAGACCGACGAGCCGGTGGTGACCGTCGGCGGCAGCCAGTACTACGACCAGATCGCCGAGCACCTGAGCGACCTGTCGAGCGCCCGGGTGGTGCTGCGGGCGGGGTCCTATGTCACCCATGACGACGGCCTGTACTCGCGACTGGTGCCCGCCGCCCGGGGCCGCTCCGGTCCGGCGCTGCGCGCCGCGTTGCGCGCCTATGTCACCGTCCTGTCCAAACCGGAGCAGTCGTTGGCCATTCTGGACGCGGGCCGCCGCGACCTGTCCTTCGACGCCGGTTGGCCGGTGCCGTTGGGCATGCCCGGGGCCAAGGTCACCGAACTCAACGACCAGCACGGGTATCTGCGCGGTGATCTGTCCGGAGTGGAGGTCGGCGACATCCTGCGGCTGGGCATCTCGCACCCGTGCACCAGTTTCGACAAGTGGAATCTGATCCCGGTCCTGGACGCCGAGGGCTTCGTCGTGGACGCGGTCCGCACCTTCTTCTAG
- a CDS encoding RidA family protein: protein MSNKTAVTTDAAPAPAHTFSQGVRKGPILQVSGQGPVDPASGEYLYPGDVKAQTTRTLRNVAAIVTASGASFDDVIMLRVYLTKREDFAAMNEAYGEFLAEHVTDGVLPCRTTVFTGLPREEMLVEIDAQAVV from the coding sequence ATGTCGAACAAGACCGCCGTGACGACCGATGCCGCCCCCGCTCCCGCGCACACCTTCTCACAGGGGGTCCGCAAAGGACCCATACTGCAGGTCTCCGGCCAGGGCCCGGTCGACCCCGCCAGCGGCGAGTACCTGTACCCCGGCGACGTCAAGGCGCAGACCACCCGGACGCTGCGCAACGTTGCCGCCATCGTGACCGCCTCGGGTGCCAGTTTCGACGACGTCATCATGCTGCGGGTGTACCTGACCAAACGCGAGGACTTCGCGGCCATGAACGAGGCCTACGGCGAGTTCCTCGCCGAGCACGTCACCGACGGGGTGCTGCCGTGCCGCACCACCGTGTTCACCGGCCTGCCCCGCGAGGAGATGCTCGTCGAGATCGACGCCCAGGCCGTGGTCTAG
- a CDS encoding DUF389 domain-containing protein — protein MQHLRIISPVDRTDAVCEALSGHCGVTNLVVFPNSARKPAGDLVQCDVARESVNEVLDELDALGIDDDGSIAMERVDLSISLAADNAKDAAPGDGEDAVVWDELAQKVDESSRLTWSFVAFLAIATQIAAIGVLLDSPIMIVGAMVLGPEFGPVAAIGFGMLRREWWRIGVSVRTLVFGFAAAIAVTWLCAFVSVHLGWIEPVMLDTGSETKFIVKPDKWSFIVAVLAGIAGVLSLTSDKSSALVGVFISVTTVPAAGYIAVAIALAHWAEVTPSIIQLGLNLGGMIVSGLATLIVLRLLWGRAGLRERIGT, from the coding sequence GTGCAGCATTTGCGGATCATCAGTCCTGTCGACCGTACCGACGCGGTATGCGAGGCGCTAAGCGGCCACTGTGGGGTCACCAACCTGGTCGTCTTCCCCAATTCGGCCAGGAAACCCGCCGGTGACCTGGTGCAGTGCGACGTCGCGCGCGAGTCGGTCAACGAGGTGCTCGACGAGCTGGACGCGCTCGGTATCGACGACGACGGCTCCATCGCCATGGAGCGGGTGGACCTGTCGATCTCGCTGGCCGCCGACAACGCCAAGGACGCGGCTCCCGGTGACGGTGAGGACGCGGTGGTGTGGGACGAGCTGGCGCAGAAGGTCGACGAGTCCAGCCGCCTGACCTGGTCCTTTGTGGCGTTCCTGGCGATCGCGACCCAGATCGCGGCCATCGGTGTGCTGTTGGACTCACCGATCATGATCGTGGGCGCGATGGTGTTGGGGCCGGAGTTCGGGCCGGTGGCCGCGATCGGCTTCGGGATGCTGCGCCGCGAGTGGTGGCGCATCGGGGTGTCGGTGCGCACGCTGGTGTTCGGGTTCGCCGCCGCCATCGCCGTGACCTGGCTGTGCGCCTTCGTCTCGGTGCACCTGGGCTGGATCGAGCCCGTCATGCTGGACACGGGCAGCGAGACCAAGTTCATCGTGAAGCCCGACAAGTGGTCGTTCATCGTGGCGGTGCTGGCCGGGATCGCCGGGGTGCTGTCGCTGACCTCCGACAAGTCCTCGGCGCTGGTGGGCGTGTTCATCTCGGTCACGACGGTGCCCGCCGCCGGTTACATAGCCGTGGCGATCGCGCTGGCGCACTGGGCCGAGGTGACGCCCTCGATCATCCAGCTGGGCCTCAACCTGGGCGGCATGATCGTGTCGGGCCTGGCGACCCTGATCGTGCTGCGGCTGCTGTGGGGCCGGGCCGGACTGCGGGAACGCATCGGTACCTAG
- a CDS encoding bifunctional folylpolyglutamate synthase/dihydrofolate synthase, translating to MTMEMADLFSRRQGDRSETVARMGRLLAALGQPQSHFAAIHVTGTNGKTTTARMIEALLREHGVHTGAFISPHLQDVRERVLVDGEPITEDDLYEWLSHVDINGAAVAGPGGHTPSFFETMTALAFSHFAREKVDVAVVEAGRGGLRDATNVLHAPVAVLGPVALDHPDLGSTTAEIAADKADIIAPEGTVVIGPQEDQAAAAIAAAAHNRRARSLRHGVDLEVRDWQPTTTGQWFRAVLPGGVTIPVDLPLVGRHHADNALLALAAVQAWRGEVDDEAAWRCLSKFTAPGRCEIVRRRGKAAVWLDGAHNPAAASALATALAEIPGTARVILVAGIAADKDTDGVLAALAPVTHRAVLAPVPNARGGDPQRHRHTLAAHGIRPYLAANADEALDMADQLARQRDVVLVTGSLYTVGAVRDRLGLVAQ from the coding sequence ATGACCATGGAAATGGCCGACCTGTTCTCGCGCAGGCAGGGCGACCGGAGCGAGACCGTCGCCAGGATGGGGCGGCTGCTGGCCGCGCTGGGCCAACCGCAGTCGCACTTCGCGGCCATCCACGTCACCGGCACCAACGGCAAGACCACCACGGCCCGCATGATCGAGGCGCTGCTGCGCGAACACGGTGTCCACACCGGAGCGTTCATCTCGCCGCACCTGCAGGACGTGCGGGAGCGGGTCCTCGTCGACGGCGAACCGATCACCGAGGACGACCTGTACGAGTGGCTGTCCCATGTCGACATCAACGGTGCCGCCGTGGCCGGGCCGGGCGGTCACACGCCGTCCTTCTTCGAGACCATGACGGCACTGGCGTTCAGCCACTTCGCCCGCGAGAAGGTCGACGTCGCGGTCGTGGAGGCCGGACGGGGTGGACTGCGCGACGCCACCAACGTCCTGCACGCGCCGGTGGCGGTGCTGGGCCCGGTCGCGCTCGACCACCCCGACCTGGGCAGCACCACCGCCGAGATCGCCGCCGACAAGGCCGACATCATCGCGCCCGAAGGCACCGTCGTCATCGGACCGCAGGAGGACCAGGCCGCCGCGGCGATCGCGGCCGCCGCCCACAACCGCCGCGCCCGGTCGCTGCGGCACGGCGTCGACCTGGAGGTCCGCGACTGGCAGCCCACCACCACCGGACAGTGGTTTCGGGCCGTGCTGCCCGGCGGCGTGACCATCCCCGTCGACCTGCCGCTGGTGGGCCGCCACCACGCCGACAACGCGCTGCTGGCGCTGGCCGCCGTGCAGGCCTGGCGGGGCGAAGTGGACGACGAGGCCGCCTGGCGCTGCCTGTCGAAGTTCACCGCGCCGGGGCGGTGCGAGATCGTGCGCCGTCGCGGCAAGGCCGCGGTGTGGCTGGACGGCGCCCACAATCCCGCCGCCGCCAGCGCGCTGGCCACGGCGCTGGCCGAGATCCCCGGCACCGCCCGGGTGATCCTGGTCGCCGGGATCGCCGCCGACAAGGACACCGACGGCGTGCTGGCGGCGCTGGCACCGGTGACCCACCGCGCCGTGCTGGCCCCGGTGCCCAACGCCCGGGGCGGCGACCCGCAGCGGCACCGCCACACCCTTGCCGCCCATGGCATCCGTCCGTACCTGGCCGCCAATGCCGACGAGGCGCTCGACATGGCCGACCAACTGGCCCGGCAGCGGGACGTCGTCCTGGTGACCGGATCTCTGTACACAGTAGGCGCTGTGAGGGACCGTCTCGGTCTCGTCGCGCAGTGA
- a CDS encoding glycine cleavage T C-terminal barrel domain-containing protein, with translation MSQTMNPAAALTSSAAVLNPEIMLYTRLRKSPYFWKSREHGVAMYSVYNHTYHPRHYGDPVGEYWSLLNGVTIWDVGVERQVEISGPDAFAFTNMLVPRDLSKCKVGQCKYVFITAPDGGIINDPVLLRLEENRFWLSLADSDVELWALGLAHAGGWNVEIKEIDVAPIQIQGPKSRELMIDLFGKSILDLPYYYLNHYTLNGMEVVVSRTGYTAEIGYEIYLYNADHDAGKLWDTVWQAGEPHGLRPVGPCHIRRIEAGMLAYGCDITRDTNPMEVGYDYKWMVDVDQESDFIGKAALKRIRDEGISRIMCGVEIDGDPLGSYNDGSMIDRFAVYSGDGGKVGEVTSACYSPRLERNIGLAMLDIGHSELGTKVGIVTPGGPRGGVVVPKPFIDPRKETPKG, from the coding sequence ATGTCCCAGACAATGAATCCCGCGGCAGCCCTCACGTCCAGCGCGGCTGTCCTCAATCCCGAGATCATGCTGTACACGCGACTGCGCAAGTCGCCCTACTTCTGGAAATCCCGCGAACACGGCGTGGCTATGTACAGTGTGTACAACCACACCTATCATCCCCGGCACTACGGTGACCCGGTCGGCGAGTACTGGTCGCTGCTCAACGGCGTCACCATCTGGGACGTCGGCGTCGAACGCCAGGTGGAGATCTCCGGCCCGGACGCCTTCGCGTTCACCAACATGCTGGTGCCGCGCGATCTGTCCAAATGCAAGGTCGGGCAGTGCAAGTACGTCTTCATCACCGCTCCCGACGGCGGCATCATCAACGACCCGGTGCTGCTTCGCCTTGAGGAGAACCGGTTCTGGCTGTCGCTGGCCGACAGCGACGTCGAACTGTGGGCACTGGGCCTTGCCCACGCGGGCGGCTGGAACGTCGAGATCAAGGAGATCGACGTGGCCCCGATCCAGATCCAGGGCCCGAAGTCGCGCGAGCTCATGATCGACCTGTTTGGTAAATCCATTCTGGACCTGCCGTACTACTATCTCAACCACTACACCTTGAACGGCATGGAGGTCGTCGTCAGCCGTACCGGCTACACGGCCGAGATCGGCTACGAGATCTACCTGTACAACGCCGACCACGACGCCGGGAAACTGTGGGACACGGTGTGGCAGGCCGGGGAACCGCACGGACTGCGCCCGGTCGGGCCCTGCCACATCCGGCGCATCGAGGCCGGGATGCTGGCCTACGGCTGCGACATCACCCGCGACACCAATCCCATGGAGGTCGGCTACGACTACAAGTGGATGGTCGACGTGGACCAGGAGTCCGACTTCATCGGCAAGGCCGCGCTCAAACGCATCCGCGACGAGGGCATCAGCCGGATCATGTGCGGCGTCGAGATCGACGGCGACCCGTTGGGCAGCTACAACGACGGCTCCATGATCGACAGGTTCGCCGTGTACTCCGGCGACGGCGGCAAGGTCGGTGAGGTCACCAGCGCCTGCTACTCGCCGCGCCTGGAACGCAATATCGGCCTGGCCATGCTCGACATCGGACACAGCGAACTGGGAACCAAGGTCGGCATCGTGACGCCCGGCGGTCCGCGCGGCGGCGTCGTGGTCCCCAAGCCGTTCATCGACCCGCGCAAGGAAACCCCGAAGGGGTGA
- a CDS encoding methylenetetrahydrofolate reductase, translating to MSMSAALSRVRMRRTASRLLAEPRFEVLPLERVDREVAALPRGTTVTITASPSRGTMATVETAERFAALGLRPVPHLSARGMRDDAELVEVVQRLDHAGIRDAFVVGGDASSASAVFPDGLALLQAMDDIGHRLHDIGIPAYPEGHPSIDDDTLWAALAAKRRYATYAVTQLCFDAEAICRFTVQARQRGFDLPILAGIPGAVDTAKLLRVGLRIGIGDSLRFVRGNRSVLRKLLRPGGYRPDGLVRKLDGRVRDGRCELAGAHIYTFNDVAATARWLKGRTAVYDHAQ from the coding sequence ATGAGCATGAGCGCGGCTCTGTCCCGCGTCCGCATGAGACGGACGGCCAGCCGGCTGCTGGCTGAACCCCGCTTCGAGGTGCTGCCGCTGGAGAGGGTGGACCGGGAGGTGGCCGCGCTGCCGCGCGGCACCACGGTCACCATCACCGCCTCCCCCTCCCGCGGCACCATGGCCACCGTCGAGACCGCCGAGCGGTTCGCCGCCCTGGGTCTGCGGCCGGTGCCGCACCTGTCGGCGCGCGGCATGCGCGACGACGCCGAACTCGTGGAAGTGGTGCAGCGCCTGGACCACGCGGGCATCCGGGACGCCTTCGTGGTCGGGGGCGACGCCTCGTCGGCCTCGGCGGTGTTCCCCGACGGCCTGGCGCTGCTTCAGGCCATGGACGACATCGGCCACCGGCTCCACGACATCGGCATCCCGGCCTATCCCGAAGGCCATCCGTCCATAGACGACGACACCCTGTGGGCAGCGCTGGCGGCCAAACGCCGCTACGCCACCTACGCGGTGACGCAGCTGTGCTTCGACGCCGAGGCCATCTGCCGCTTCACCGTCCAGGCGCGACAACGCGGCTTCGACCTACCGATCCTGGCCGGGATCCCCGGAGCCGTCGACACCGCGAAACTGCTGCGGGTCGGGCTGCGCATCGGCATCGGCGACTCGCTGCGGTTCGTGCGCGGCAACCGGAGTGTGCTGCGCAAACTGCTGCGTCCCGGTGGTTACCGTCCCGACGGGCTGGTCCGGAAGCTGGACGGCCGCGTCCGCGACGGCCGCTGCGAACTGGCCGGGGCGCACATCTACACGTTCAACGACGTCGCCGCGACGGCGCGTTGGCTCAAGGGGAGGACAGCCGTATATGACCATGCCCAGTGA